The Parus major isolate Abel chromosome 4, Parus_major1.1, whole genome shotgun sequence genome has a window encoding:
- the PANK2 gene encoding pantothenate kinase 2, mitochondrial isoform X1, producing MALIQESFLLPALDFSSSQTRKSCHCPACSCWMTRFFPWFGLDIGGTLVKLVYFEPKDITAEEEEEEVENLKSIRKYLTSNVAYGSTGIRDVHLELKDLTLCGRKGNLHFIRFPTHDMPAFIQMGSEKHFSSLHTTLCATGGGAYKFEQDFRTMGDLELCKLDELDCLVKGVLYIDSVGFNGHSECYYFENPTDAERCQKLPFNLENPYPLLLVNIGSGVSILAVYSKDNYKRVTGTSLGGGTFFGLCCLLTGCSTFEEALEMASHGDSTKVDKLVRDIYGGDYERFGLPGWAVASSFGNMMSKEKRESVSKEDLARATLITITNNIGSIARMCALNENINRVVFVGNFLRINTISMRLLAYALDYWSKGQLKALFLEHEGYFGSVGALLGLLDSA from the exons TCTTTCCCTGGTTTGGCTTGGACATCGGAGGGACCTTGGTCAAACTGGTTTATTTTGAACCCAAAGACATCACGGCcgaagaggaagaggaagaagtggAAAACCTCAAAAGCATCCGCAAATACCTGACATCAAACGTAGCCTATGGCTCCACAGGCATTCGGGATGTGCACCTTGAGCTCAAGGACCTTACCCTGTGTGGACGTAAAGGCAATCTGCACTTTATACGCTTTCCTACTCATGACATGCCTGCTTTTATCCAAATGGGAAGCGAAAAGCACTTCTCGAGCCTCCATACTACCTTATGTGCCACGGGAGGTGGAGCGTACAAATTTGAGCAGGACTTTCGCACA ATGGGTGACCTTGAGCTTTGTAAGCTTGATGAGCTGGATTGCCTTGTTAAAGGAGTGCTGTACATCGATTCCGTGGGCTTCAATGGACACTCCGAGTGTTACTATTTTGAGAACCCAACGGATGCTGAGAGGTGCCAGAAGCTCCCGTTCAACCTGGAGAATCCCTATCCTCTCCTTCTGGTGAACATTGGCTCAGGGGTCAGCATTTTGGCTGTCTATTCCAAAGACAACTATAAACGGGTAACAGGCACCAG CCTTGGAGGGGGAACCTTCTTTGgcctctgctgccttctgacGGGCTGCTCCACGTTTGAGGAGGCCCTGGAGATGGCATCCCATGGGGACAGCACCAAGGTGGACAAACTGGTGAGGGACATCTATGGAGGAGACTATGAACGCTTcgggctgccaggctgggctgtggcatCCAG CTTTGGAAACATGATGAGCAAGGAGAAGAGGGAATCTGTCAGCAAGGAGGACCTGGCCAGGGCCACTTTAATCACCATCACCAACAACATCGGCTCCATAGCGCGGATGTGTGCCCTTAACGAG AACATCAACCGTGTGGTGTTCGTGGGCAACTTCCTTCGGATCAACACCATCTCCATGAGGCTCCTGGCCTATGCCCTGGACTACTGGTCAAAGGGACAattaaaagcacttttcttGGAACATGAg GGTTACTTTGGCTCTGTCGGCGCTCTCCTGGGACTCCTGGACTCAGCCTGA
- the PANK2 gene encoding pantothenate kinase 2, mitochondrial isoform X2: MAPQAFGMCTLSSRTLPCVDVKMGDLELCKLDELDCLVKGVLYIDSVGFNGHSECYYFENPTDAERCQKLPFNLENPYPLLLVNIGSGVSILAVYSKDNYKRVTGTSLGGGTFFGLCCLLTGCSTFEEALEMASHGDSTKVDKLVRDIYGGDYERFGLPGWAVASSFGNMMSKEKRESVSKEDLARATLITITNNIGSIARMCALNENINRVVFVGNFLRINTISMRLLAYALDYWSKGQLKALFLEHEGYFGSVGALLGLLDSA; encoded by the exons ATGGCTCCACAGGCATTCGGGATGTGCACCTTGAGCTCAAGGACCTTACCCTGTGTGGACGTAAAG ATGGGTGACCTTGAGCTTTGTAAGCTTGATGAGCTGGATTGCCTTGTTAAAGGAGTGCTGTACATCGATTCCGTGGGCTTCAATGGACACTCCGAGTGTTACTATTTTGAGAACCCAACGGATGCTGAGAGGTGCCAGAAGCTCCCGTTCAACCTGGAGAATCCCTATCCTCTCCTTCTGGTGAACATTGGCTCAGGGGTCAGCATTTTGGCTGTCTATTCCAAAGACAACTATAAACGGGTAACAGGCACCAG CCTTGGAGGGGGAACCTTCTTTGgcctctgctgccttctgacGGGCTGCTCCACGTTTGAGGAGGCCCTGGAGATGGCATCCCATGGGGACAGCACCAAGGTGGACAAACTGGTGAGGGACATCTATGGAGGAGACTATGAACGCTTcgggctgccaggctgggctgtggcatCCAG CTTTGGAAACATGATGAGCAAGGAGAAGAGGGAATCTGTCAGCAAGGAGGACCTGGCCAGGGCCACTTTAATCACCATCACCAACAACATCGGCTCCATAGCGCGGATGTGTGCCCTTAACGAG AACATCAACCGTGTGGTGTTCGTGGGCAACTTCCTTCGGATCAACACCATCTCCATGAGGCTCCTGGCCTATGCCCTGGACTACTGGTCAAAGGGACAattaaaagcacttttcttGGAACATGAg GGTTACTTTGGCTCTGTCGGCGCTCTCCTGGGACTCCTGGACTCAGCCTGA